A region from the Sorex araneus isolate mSorAra2 chromosome 6, mSorAra2.pri, whole genome shotgun sequence genome encodes:
- the SPDYC gene encoding speedy protein C produces the protein MNDTQGPASVPVVTTQVKQGARAHPGGGSGCPHCQGLRELQAFLSLLEHSLLREFLSNDPCFQISDKYLLAMVLVYFRRAQLRLSEYNLENLFLALFLANDMEEDLRHAKCVIFPWALGKDWQSRVSDFLHQRDRLWARMDFRAAVSRQCCEEVIAKDPSHWAWTRMRRPHHGGVQRDDLEARIPLPRGPGLSPPQCVCFLPLSPRLLLEPGVYIRYVLPKAPPPGH, from the exons ATGAATGACACCCAGGGCCCAGCCTCAGTCCCTGTGGTCACCACCCAGGTGAAGCAGGGAGCCAGAGCCCATCCGGGAGGGGGCAGCGGGTGTCCCCACTGTCAAGGGCTCCGGGAGCTCCAGGCCTTCCTCAGCCTGCTGG AGCACAGCCTCCTCCGGGAATTCCTGTCCAATGACCCCTGTTTCCAGATTTCTGATAag TACCTGCTCGCCATGGTGCTGGTCTACTTCCGGCGCGCCCAGCTGCGGCTCAGCGAGTACAATCTCGAGAATCTGTTCCTGGCACT CTTCCTCGCCAATGATATGGAGGAGGACCTGAGGCATGCCAAGTGCGTGATtttcccctgggccctgggcaagGACTGGCAGAGTCGGGTGTCGGATTTTCTGCACCAGAGGGACCGGCTGTGGGCGCGGATGGACTTCAGGGCTGCTGTGAGCCGCCAGTGCTGTGAGGAG GTCATTGCCAAAGACCCCTCCCACTGGGCCTGGACTCGCATGCGGAGACCCCATCATGGGGGTGTCCAGCGGGATGACCTCGAAGCCAGAAtccccctgccccggggccctggtctctcacccccacaat GTGTCTGCTTCCTCCCGCTGTCGCCCCGGCTGCTCCTGGAGCCAGGCGTCTACATCCGCTACG TGCTCCCCAAGGCCCCGCCGCCCGGACACTGA